Proteins from a single region of Apium graveolens cultivar Ventura chromosome 7, ASM990537v1, whole genome shotgun sequence:
- the LOC141671273 gene encoding polyadenylate-binding protein RBP47-like isoform X1, with amino-acid sequence MEPATNGGGGELGQQQQQQQQWLAMQQQYQQQWIAMQQYPPAAAAALQQQQMAAAAAAAMYHQPPPLPPHYLPYHYYQQQQQLNQVAAPCPQIQNTSEENKTIWIGDLQPWMDEHYLQACFAPTGEAIAVKIIRNKQTGQSERFGFIEFLSHAAAENVLQTYNGTAMPNADQLAFRLNWATFSTGIRRQDAGSDLSVFVGDLASDVTDTVLHETFAARYPSVKGAKVVVDANTGRSKGYGFVRFGDETERSRAMIEMNGQYCSSRPMRIGIATPKKPSAQQQYPSQAVVLSGGAAANGTQSENDTSNTTVFVGGLDSEITDEELRQTFSEYGEVLSVKIPVGKGCGFVQFSSRPSAEESIQQLNNTVIGKSTLRLSWGRTPANKQSRMDSGNQWNGNYYGKQGYGYTVPQGQDPNIYASGAGYGTPTNGYGNH; translated from the exons ATGGAACCAGCAACTAACGGAGGAGGAGGAGAGTTAGgtcagcagcagcagcaacaacaacaatgGCTGGCTATGCAAcaacaatatcaacaacaatgGATAGCCATGCAACAGTATCCTCCAGCGGCGGCTGCTGCTTTACAACAGCAGCAGATGGCGGCGGCGGCGGCTGCTGCTATGTATCATCAGCCTCCTCCTCTTCCTCCTCACTACTTGCCCTACCATTACTAtcagcaacaacaacaattaAATCAAGTGGCGGCGCCTTGTCCTCAGATTCAAAACACTAGTGAGGAGAATAAAACAATATGGATCGGTGATCTCCAGCCTTGGATGGATGAACATTATCTCCAGGCTTGCTTTGCTCCTACCGGCGAG GCTATTGCTGTAAAGATTATCCGTAATAAACAGACAGGCCAGTCAGAGAGATTTGGATTCATTGAGTTTCTTTCTCATGCAGCAGCTGAGAATGTCCTCCAGACCTACAATGGCACTGCTATGCCAAATGCAGACCAGTTAGCGTTCCGGTTGAACTGGGCAACCTTTAGCACTGGTATAAGGCGTCAAGATGCTGGTTCTGATCTTTCTGTATTTGTAGGAGATTTGGCTTCAGATGTTACTGATACAGTTTTGCACGAAACGTTTGCTGCTAGATATCCCTCTGTTAAAGGTGCGAAAGTTGTAGTTGATGCAAACACTGGTCGTTCAAAAGGTTATGGCTTTGTTAGATTTGGAGATGAAACTGAGAGGTCAAGAGCCATGATTGAAATGAATGGCCAATATTGTTCGAGCAGACCCATGCGCATAGGTATTGCGACCCCCAAGAAGCCATCTGCACAGCAGCAATATCCTTCACAAG cTGTAGTGTTGTCTGGAGGAGCTGCTGCAAATGGCACCCAGTCCGAGAATGATACATCAAACACAACA GTGTTTGTGGGAGGGCTTGATTCTGAAATAACTGATGAAGAACTTAGGCAGACATTTTCCGAGTACGGTGAGGTTCTTTCGGTGAAAATTCCAGTTGGGAAAGGGTGTGGTTTTGTTCAATTTTCCAGCAG ACCCAGTGCTGAGGAGTCGATTCAACAGTTGAATAATACAGTTATTGGCAAGTCTACACTCCGTCTATCATGGGGTCGAACTCCAGCAAACAAGCAG TCAAGAATGGATTCAGGTAATCAGTGGAATGGAAATTATTATGGGAAGCAAGGTTACGGGTATACAGTTCCGCAGGGTCAGGATCCCAACATTTATGCTTCTGGTGCTGGTTACGGGACACCTACAAATGGGTATGGAAACCACTAG
- the LOC141671273 gene encoding polyadenylate-binding protein RBP47-like isoform X2, producing MEPATNGGGGELGQQQQQQQQWLAMQQQYQQQWIAMQQYPPAAAAALQQQQMAAAAAAAMYHQPPPLPPHYLPYHYYQQQQQLNQVAAPCPQIQNTSEENKTIWIGDLQPWMDEHYLQACFAPTGEAIAVKIIRNKQTGQSERFGFIEFLSHAAAENVLQTYNGTAMPNADQLAFRLNWATFSTGIRRQDAGSDLSVFVGDLASDVTDTVLHETFAARYPSVKGAKVVVDANTGRSKGYGFVRFGDETERSRAMIEMNGQYCSSRPMRIGIATPKKPSAQQQYPSQVLSGGAAANGTQSENDTSNTTVFVGGLDSEITDEELRQTFSEYGEVLSVKIPVGKGCGFVQFSSRPSAEESIQQLNNTVIGKSTLRLSWGRTPANKQSRMDSGNQWNGNYYGKQGYGYTVPQGQDPNIYASGAGYGTPTNGYGNH from the exons ATGGAACCAGCAACTAACGGAGGAGGAGGAGAGTTAGgtcagcagcagcagcaacaacaacaatgGCTGGCTATGCAAcaacaatatcaacaacaatgGATAGCCATGCAACAGTATCCTCCAGCGGCGGCTGCTGCTTTACAACAGCAGCAGATGGCGGCGGCGGCGGCTGCTGCTATGTATCATCAGCCTCCTCCTCTTCCTCCTCACTACTTGCCCTACCATTACTAtcagcaacaacaacaattaAATCAAGTGGCGGCGCCTTGTCCTCAGATTCAAAACACTAGTGAGGAGAATAAAACAATATGGATCGGTGATCTCCAGCCTTGGATGGATGAACATTATCTCCAGGCTTGCTTTGCTCCTACCGGCGAG GCTATTGCTGTAAAGATTATCCGTAATAAACAGACAGGCCAGTCAGAGAGATTTGGATTCATTGAGTTTCTTTCTCATGCAGCAGCTGAGAATGTCCTCCAGACCTACAATGGCACTGCTATGCCAAATGCAGACCAGTTAGCGTTCCGGTTGAACTGGGCAACCTTTAGCACTGGTATAAGGCGTCAAGATGCTGGTTCTGATCTTTCTGTATTTGTAGGAGATTTGGCTTCAGATGTTACTGATACAGTTTTGCACGAAACGTTTGCTGCTAGATATCCCTCTGTTAAAGGTGCGAAAGTTGTAGTTGATGCAAACACTGGTCGTTCAAAAGGTTATGGCTTTGTTAGATTTGGAGATGAAACTGAGAGGTCAAGAGCCATGATTGAAATGAATGGCCAATATTGTTCGAGCAGACCCATGCGCATAGGTATTGCGACCCCCAAGAAGCCATCTGCACAGCAGCAATATCCTTCACAAG TGTTGTCTGGAGGAGCTGCTGCAAATGGCACCCAGTCCGAGAATGATACATCAAACACAACA GTGTTTGTGGGAGGGCTTGATTCTGAAATAACTGATGAAGAACTTAGGCAGACATTTTCCGAGTACGGTGAGGTTCTTTCGGTGAAAATTCCAGTTGGGAAAGGGTGTGGTTTTGTTCAATTTTCCAGCAG ACCCAGTGCTGAGGAGTCGATTCAACAGTTGAATAATACAGTTATTGGCAAGTCTACACTCCGTCTATCATGGGGTCGAACTCCAGCAAACAAGCAG TCAAGAATGGATTCAGGTAATCAGTGGAATGGAAATTATTATGGGAAGCAAGGTTACGGGTATACAGTTCCGCAGGGTCAGGATCCCAACATTTATGCTTCTGGTGCTGGTTACGGGACACCTACAAATGGGTATGGAAACCACTAG